The nucleotide window ttttaagtatttaatttgttttatgtctgCAGGCTCAATCGagactaaaaaattaaaaatattgtaatttattgagGGCTGAACATGTTAAGCATCTTGCTATAGTTACGAGAATTCTTCGATGgctgtttattattatgaatttataataaatctcaaTTCACTCCGTAGTTTACTGCTGAGAAATAATTTGCAGATACTTAGATTACTATAAGTAATATACACCTTGATTTATTGGTCTTTTCAAGGTTTTTATTAGGAGTCATACTTAAGAGTTAAAATGTTGCCGTTTGACACTTATATTGACATTGACGTAATACGTATTGGTAAAAGACTGTTTATCTCGTTAAATTTTACTGTAGGTTATCTATCGTAATTTACTAAtggaaatttttattaattaataatttctaacaATTGTTACCTGGCAGTCGCTAGGTAGTTTTCACGATGGCTCAAGAATTAAAGGATTTATGTCAACTGTTGTTTCCTGACTCTACTACAGGTACATAGTagatggttttaaaaatatctttagatAATCTTTTTCgtaccaaaatatttattacacagacattcttattatttttttgtacaattagtatatttaaagaaaactcaatatttacaaatattgtatgatattgttgtttttcagAAAATGCTGAATATTTTAGTGATATAACTGACTATATAAAGAAATTGGGATCACAAAATTGGGATCAAGTAAGAAGTGAGCCTGATAGATTAAGCGAAGAGATGAAACATCTTACTGAACAAACACAGGATTTAgcatttactaattataaaacttttgtgGAGACTGCTGATATTTCCAGAACTATTATGAAAGATTTGGTGAAGTCTAAGGAGTCACTCGTAAATTTATTAGATTCAACACCAGAATTTGTACAGCAATGTGAGAATTTTTCACAAGTAGCTGGAAATATTGTTCAAGAAAAGAGGTTAGATATAACTTTCTATAAGTCACAATTTTCAGGGGAACAGGAAATACCTGAACCCAACCTAACTTCTGCCCCACTACCTTcccttttataaaatagataggcAGATGGGTAAATGAGCCATCTGAAGGTAAGTAGCTATTatcacccatagacattccTTCattaccaatgtgccaccaaccatgggaactgcaatgttatgtcccttgtgcctgtagctacaggGGTTCACTTGTAACAACATCAAGTATTGTTGTGTGGCATTATACACAGACCTactataaagtaaattgttgTTACATAGTTCTTATAAGTTGACACAAAATCTTTTCAGTTAATATTGGTTACGTGGAActgaattatttgatttgagACACATTACTTAAAATTTCAGGAGATATAGTAGCATTAGAAATCAAAGTGACAAGTTATTGGAGCTGTTAGAGCTACCATCATTGATGCGTGAAGCTCTCAATGCTGAAGACTATGAAAGTGCACTGgatatttttgcttttattcgTAATCTATCAAAAAGGTATTCTGAAATACCAATAGTGcaggtataattttaaaaatctaaaaactaACTTAATAGACATGGaagatattttttgaaaattactaaatttcTTGTGTTTGATTGTAGAGTACCACCAGTGAAATCATGACTTTATGGTTTGAAACActctatcatttatttaatcagCTTCATTATGACTTACCTCTACCTCAGTGCTTACAGGTAAGTCAagaaattatcaaattttaaataaagtatttataggttcaaatatttttgtcttttgttttcaTAGATTCTAGGTTACTTACGTAGAGCAAATACTGTGTTTAAATCTACTGAAGATGACCAAAATAGAATATCAGCAACTGGAAAAACAACTAATGTCAATTCAGATggattacatttacatttccTAAAAGCAAGAAATGCTTGGTTTGATAAAGCACTTGAAGATGCGAGAAATACAGAAagtatgtacattatttattattatgtaactttttttagaattttatttaataatttagaaattttaaatatactatattaaaaaatttactgCAAAATTGATATGGTATTTGTAACAAAGTTGAAATTACTTTCAatgaattttgattaaaaatgaaaaaactttttaataatggcTGTACACTTCGTTAATCGTTAGGTGTACACTGTTCATTTGAATCCTTCAACCTCACTGTGCAGTTACAACTAAAATAGAATTTCAATGTAAGATAAAATGATtgataaatagtattattattaatttatgttatttaatatttattatagtaccCGAGAAGGTCTTGAGAAGAATAGTAGAGTTACATAGAGttcatttgtttaatgttataaCTCAACACAAATCTATATTTCTTTCGGATACTCAAGAGTCTAAAGTAAAAGATGATGAATTAAGTGGTACCAGTGCTTTATCATGTTGGCTAAAACAAAAGGTAAAAATGATGCtattacttattacttttatatctcTTTGATGAgagtacatttaaattttagtaatgatcaatgtttatattataaataaaaagacacAATCTATCTCCatgctaaattaaatttaacctgACCACTTGTATATGTGTGAGTACAAACAAAAcactgatatttattattaagtctgACGTAATAAACATGATCATTcttcatattttgtataatatatagttgtATATGATGAGATCTTAATTGGTTGATTAGAGCAAATTGGTGGAATGAAGTTATATTTGCTCAGCGAACCTGGTAGACTAGCAAGTGAAAACCACCAAATACACCATTCTTtaaactgtaatataatatgaccatacaaaatattgtaattaaacaaattgtGAGTGGGCAATGCACATTAAAATGCAACAACATACATGATTTGACAGATTGTGAGTTTCAACTATGTCTCAAGCTTATAAtaaagttacatattatataacaatttcttttgttttctttataggTGGAAAGTTTGggtcaaatattaaatcaagATCTTTGGAGAGAAGATGAATCAAGCTTTGAATCTTTATTGAATCAATGCATGTATCTTTGCCTTTCATTTGGTAGAGTTGGTGCTGATTTAAGATGTGTATTAACACCTTTGTTtcgcaataatattttaatgcaattcAATATTGGCATAGATAAAGTTGACACTCAATTTGAATATCAAATGAAAACTTACAAAGTACCAAGTATAAAGAATGTACCCAGACCCCCAAACGAAAATATGGCATCTGGTCCACCTGAGAACTTATTAGACTATTATCCTTTAGCAGAATATTGCAATGGCATGTTAACAGTTTTAAATTCTCTTCGTTTGACAGCTCCATTAAATATCGTGAAGGATGTGTACAGAGGTTTTAAAAAGTCTTTTGACAAAGCTGCACAGATCTTAGTGGCATTTTACCACAGAGAACAACAAGCTTTTACTGAGATAGAGAAGCAAAATTATATATCTCTTTGTGTTTGTTTCACTGAAGACTTAGTACCATATATAGCGAAGTGTTTGGCACAATCATTTCCTTCAAATCAAATAGCTGAATTGTTAGGAATTACATTAACTGTTTTACAAGAAAGCAAAGCATTACATTTAGATCAAACTGAAATTTGTAAGCCATTAAATACTATTACAGgccttattatgtaaataagatatttattattgtatatgatCCATATCAAATACACTTCACCATTCATAATAAGGTCCATTCCTTCATAATCTagtgtattcatattttaacactatatttgtatatacataaatagggtaaaatttatttatttaatacataacaaatCGACGATGCTAAAAGGCTTGGCAATGATGGCATCATCGCCGTTCCATTGTGATTTTAGTTTAAGCTAGGATTCCACTGCTGGTAGTCAATGTACCTGCGACTGAATTTCATTAGTCACATTTGAAACTATGTTTAACCACAGTGATctagaaataatacaataattttaaatatatataaattaaaggatttttatttaaatctgcgCATTGTCTGTGTTACAAAAAAGAAAAGGAAGGAAAAGATGCAGTCAGACTAATGCAGGAGTTGCAacagaaatataataacgaTTATTGACTCACTTACAAAAAGTAAATCAGTAAGCAGTCCATGTAGCTGTTCAAatgcattttcttttaatattctttCTATGAAAAACCTTTGTTTAGAAATGGAAatctaaattaagttttacaGTGAAAACGTTGTTacatattagattattttaaagccTTAATATTGGGTATTGTTGctcagattttattaaataaataataaaagagaaatatgcataatataaaaaagcttttatttctatataaccGAACTTGTTCTTAtatctcataatatataagGCACTTTGCCTActtaaaaacgaataataacaaaaaaaaaaacaaaaaacaggaGGAatagtttgatttaaatatatccaaaactattttttgatttatttaggagaatcttattttttttactctaGATTTACCTTCTTCATTTCTAGATACTTCATAATAATGCGTAACTTTATCGATGTTTCCTAATGATTCAATAAATTCTTTATCATGTGTAATGATAACAAACATGAAATTCTTTTGAGTCATTCTTTCTTGAACAATTTCACCAAGTGCTGAACACAgacttttaatgttttcttgGTCTAAATTAGTAGTTGGTTCATCTAAAGCTAATATGCCGAATctgaaattttttatatttttaagtaatatatttttcgttttttaaaagtttcttttttaatatagactTGTTTATAGCTAATTTTACCTGGAGCTGAATGTTTCTGCTAAAGCTAGTCTGATTATCAGACAAGCTAAAACCTTCTGGCCAGCACTACAACGTCCTCTCATATCAATCTCGACACCATTTTTACACTGTATCActctaaaattaaatgtgaacattaatcaacaatatattttctcatgttctaaatttacaataattgtcGTACCTGTAGTCATATTTACGTCTTTCGGAATCTGCTGACATACTACCCTCAGtctttatttcaatgtaatctATATCATTACCCCTGTATATTTTTCTCCACATCTCCCTAAAAATGTACACGTCAATGTAAGTCAATAAAACCAAAAGTCGCACCAtactattaatagttttatatatatttacctaattataagattaatattttccattttttctCTATGAAATTCCATCAGACACTTTTCTAAAGCAACAGAGTAATCTCTAATATCCTTATCAACTGCTTTAGTAACATgaagttcataatatttttctctatatttaatttcaatgtctttgttctgtgttttttttagttctagtttattttgtttcagtcTTTCCTATAaagataatacattttttattcaatttccaaataaatttaattaaaaatttacttgtAATCAAGCAACTTTTTGCTTATTCATATGTTGTAATCcatcattcaaaatattattatttatatataaagaaaacaaaaaaaaataaaaaaaccttgaGTTCATCGAGTTTACCCTCTGTCTGAGCTTTTTCTCtgaatattttagtttgttttattatcaaaggTTCTTTTTCCGAAATCATATCCACATTGACTCCACtgagtttttctttaatatctGCCAAATCTTTCTCACAAGTCTCTATTTCTTTTTGTGCTGTACGCAGCTTTAAATTGTCTTCTAAGTTTCTTTTGTaaatctaaaaacaaaaaaggcgAGTCTAAAGCATGTTTCCCTATTTTATGAAGTGGATGACGAAAGATGAATTGGCTGGGGTGTCATTCAGGTCGCTGGTTGAACAGCGCCGTTTAGTAAAGTAGCTAATTAAGGTAGTTGCCTGCgacatatataagttataaatctTCTTATTGATTACAAAAATCTTCACCAAAGAATAACCGACAAAACTCAGATGGATTTTAACAATTATAGGCTTCACTAGACAAACTTACGTtcggagtagtgaatttaatactgTTTAACAGTAAGTTTTTAATACTCTGACAAAATGTACTGGTATTTGATTTAGTATTCGTTTTTCAatgatcttgctaagagttggtagtacagagatgtgTCTATAATAATTGGGTACACACAGTGATGCCCCAAAGATCATAGATGACTTTTGCTGACATTtagaatttactttaataagtaaattattatcacaACAGCATtgatagcaaaaaaaaatgctacttataaaaaaaaatgtacacctCTTGCTTGGCTAGTTCATCTTTTAAACTGTCAATCTTCTTTGTAAGTGTGTCTCTGTCAATCATTATTTGCTTTTGTCTGGCTAGTAACTTTTCATTGGCTTCTTTAATTTTGTCCATTTCTCTCTGAAGATTTCTTTCTTTATGTTGCCTTATTTCTAAATCAATTGCCCTCAACTTTTCATATGCATTCATCACTTTAACTATGAAACTGTTTTTCGCTTCTATTTCAGATCTGTGATGGAAAAAAATTTAGAcacttagaatttatttttttcgaattaattatactgcttatattttaaatgtgcaGCATTGAATGTACTGTTGAATGAGTAGGAATTTACCAACCCAGAAAGGAACTAATAAAACTTGTTAAGAATTAAAGACATTTCACGgccctttttataatttatttaaatatttttttaataattagtataaaattaattagacaaTCAAAGTAAGAACTAATTACCTGTTCTTTTTCACTAC belongs to Vanessa tameamea isolate UH-Manoa-2023 chromosome 13, ilVanTame1 primary haplotype, whole genome shotgun sequence and includes:
- the Cog8 gene encoding conserved oligomeric Golgi complex subunit 8: MAQELKDLCQLLFPDSTTENAEYFSDITDYIKKLGSQNWDQVRSEPDRLSEEMKHLTEQTQDLAFTNYKTFVETADISRTIMKDLVKSKESLVNLLDSTPEFVQQCENFSQVAGNIVQEKRRYSSIRNQSDKLLELLELPSLMREALNAEDYESALDIFAFIRNLSKRYSEIPIVQSTTSEIMTLWFETLYHLFNQLHYDLPLPQCLQILGYLRRANTVFKSTEDDQNRISATGKTTNVNSDGLHLHFLKARNAWFDKALEDARNTEIPEKVLRRIVELHRVHLFNVITQHKSIFLSDTQESKVKDDELSGTSALSCWLKQKVESLGQILNQDLWREDESSFESLLNQCMYLCLSFGRVGADLRCVLTPLFRNNILMQFNIGIDKVDTQFEYQMKTYKVPSIKNVPRPPNENMASGPPENLLDYYPLAEYCNGMLTVLNSLRLTAPLNIVKDVYRGFKKSFDKAAQILVAFYHREQQAFTEIEKQNYISLCVCFTEDLVPYIAKCLAQSFPSNQIAELLGITLTVLQESKALHLDQTEICKPLNTITGLIM